Proteins from a genomic interval of Alkalispirochaeta americana:
- a CDS encoding type II toxin-antitoxin system MqsA family antitoxin — translation MKDKCQFCGQSEFTQKSVQYIYRRDGHFFVVNNVPCEECNSCGERYYAAKNLKRIEAEFEALERGEKTARQEVTVPVEEFAEFAL, via the coding sequence ATGAAAGATAAATGCCAGTTTTGTGGTCAGTCTGAGTTTACCCAAAAAAGTGTGCAATATATTTACCGCAGGGACGGACATTTTTTTGTAGTCAATAATGTGCCGTGTGAGGAATGTAACTCTTGTGGTGAACGCTATTATGCCGCTAAAAATCTAAAAAGGATCGAGGCTGAATTTGAAGCCCTGGAACGCGGTGAAAAGACAGCCCGGCAGGAAGTGACTGTCCCGGTGGAAGAATTTGCTGAATTTGCCTTGTAG
- a CDS encoding DUF4258 domain-containing protein produces the protein MNSITEQWIAQCVREGTYYFTSHADEERMNDALTILEVEQAIENARIIEYYEDSGRGESCLVVGFTAKGLPVHAVCGSRQNVLVLVTIYVPGPPKFVTPFQRGEK, from the coding sequence ATGAATTCTATTACCGAACAATGGATCGCGCAATGTGTGCGCGAAGGAACCTACTATTTCACTTCTCATGCTGATGAAGAGAGAATGAATGATGCGCTCACTATCCTGGAAGTGGAACAGGCTATAGAGAATGCAAGGATTATTGAGTATTATGAAGACAGTGGTCGAGGTGAAAGTTGCCTTGTGGTAGGTTTTACCGCGAAGGGGCTGCCGGTGCATGCAGTGTGCGGAAGCAGGCAAAACGTATTAGTTCTTGTTACTATCTATGTGCCTGGGCCACCAAAGTTCGTTACGCCGTTTCAACGAGGTGAAAAATGA
- a CDS encoding Rpn family recombination-promoting nuclease/putative transposase, with the protein MEILHKPHDGFFRTFFGRTRELGELLQQILPAELFRQLDPGSLKVEPDSYLDEKGREYFSDIAGSATIAGQKHKIYILVEHKSWPNKWVHLQMYHYIYRIWKQELKEQKSSVLCPVLPILFYHGPTRRIDPSLRSLFPPSLSAEIRGRQPELDLIIYNLSLPETIPGSCSATVAAALYSLKYARDNLTALLRVLNRLAREGGTAFLLSPDFKQIQTYIFSASSLTEQEIHQQIYTEVTNPVLQEEFMSTAQLIMQRGRQEGMREKAREDARRMLDKGFSIQDIVDITGLSEQEIKDLQEPHNQTQIHA; encoded by the coding sequence ATGGAAATACTGCATAAGCCGCACGATGGCTTTTTCCGAACCTTTTTCGGGCGCACAAGGGAGCTTGGCGAACTCCTGCAGCAGATCCTGCCGGCAGAACTCTTCCGCCAGCTCGATCCCGGAAGTCTGAAGGTAGAGCCGGACAGCTATCTGGACGAGAAAGGCCGCGAATATTTCTCTGACATCGCTGGCTCGGCCACCATCGCCGGCCAGAAGCACAAAATCTACATCCTGGTCGAACACAAATCCTGGCCGAACAAATGGGTGCATCTGCAAATGTACCACTACATCTACCGCATCTGGAAACAGGAGCTAAAGGAGCAGAAAAGCAGCGTCCTCTGCCCGGTGCTGCCGATCCTCTTTTATCACGGTCCCACACGCAGGATTGATCCCTCGCTCCGCTCGCTGTTTCCGCCCAGCCTGAGCGCGGAAATTAGGGGCCGGCAGCCGGAGCTGGATTTGATTATCTACAATTTGAGTTTGCCCGAAACCATTCCCGGCTCCTGTTCAGCCACCGTCGCGGCCGCCCTCTACAGCCTGAAGTACGCTCGTGACAACCTGACAGCCTTGTTGCGCGTTCTTAACCGCCTGGCCCGCGAGGGCGGAACCGCATTTCTGTTGAGTCCGGACTTCAAACAGATCCAGACCTACATATTTTCCGCCAGCAGCTTGACAGAACAGGAAATCCACCAGCAAATTTATACCGAGGTAACCAACCCGGTACTCCAGGAGGAATTCATGAGCACGGCACAATTAATCATGCAGCGCGGCCGCCAGGAAGGTATGCGGGAAAAGGCTCGTGAAGATGCACGCCGAATGCTGGACAAGGGCTTCTCCATCCAGGACATAGTCGACATCACCGGGCTGTCCGAGCAGGAAATCAAGGATCTGCAGGAACCGCATAACCAGACCCAAATCCACGCCTAA
- a CDS encoding TetR/AcrR family transcriptional regulator: protein MPRSKGRTPLSHDRILGETVALIDREGFEGFSMRRLAAALGVQPMAIYHYFPDKQALLHGAIHIVLGECETAGVADGLKAVERICRSLREVSKRHPALFLAAMNQEVMCRSELAIAEGILSALVAGGIDEKRAPRLYNTLITYVTGFCCDEITGQLFMCDQEAEDFMNSEDAGAFPMVSRFLPTLSGANPDGEFDFGLSLLMQSIQHMG, encoded by the coding sequence ATGCCGCGTTCCAAAGGCCGGACCCCCCTTTCCCATGATCGCATTCTGGGTGAAACGGTAGCGTTGATTGATCGTGAGGGGTTTGAAGGGTTCAGCATGCGCCGTCTTGCTGCAGCGCTGGGCGTGCAGCCCATGGCGATCTATCATTATTTCCCCGACAAACAGGCCCTCCTGCATGGGGCGATTCATATTGTCCTTGGCGAATGTGAGACCGCCGGCGTGGCCGACGGCCTGAAGGCCGTGGAGAGGATCTGTCGTTCCCTGCGTGAGGTTTCAAAACGGCACCCCGCGCTCTTCCTTGCGGCCATGAATCAGGAGGTGATGTGCCGCAGTGAGCTTGCCATTGCAGAGGGGATTCTGAGCGCCCTCGTTGCCGGCGGTATCGATGAGAAACGGGCGCCACGGCTATACAACACGCTTATTACCTATGTTACCGGCTTCTGCTGCGACGAGATTACGGGTCAGCTCTTTATGTGTGACCAGGAGGCAGAAGATTTCATGAACAGCGAAGATGCCGGGGCCTTCCCGATGGTCTCCCGTTTTCTCCCGACCCTTTCCGGTGCGAATCCTGACGGGGAGTTTGATTTCGGACTATCTCTTCTGATGCAGAGTATTCAGCACATGGGGTGA
- a CDS encoding ABC transporter six-transmembrane domain-containing protein has protein sequence MSAATRVLFHPYRFRLAFTYTLSVTEFVLGLLYPFTIGLAINGFLDGRGIISIAPLTAVWLLQAAFSALYQITASRLFAKIYRTIAGKLILGEQNTPDTTSEIAARVIMVEKICDALADEVPLLISGIVGIFGSAVMLFLYDLRVGAVAAALIVIIALLQWWFSIRAVDLNERINTLRESHVKVISQPAPARIRDYFRAITRLNIRFKDVETGAWSIADVFSLGAVVLVLFLVTRNSTFDVGSIYAMVAYVMTLTDSLENAPDLVDEGAHFYDVSLRIATQLRERT, from the coding sequence ATGTCCGCTGCGACCAGGGTTCTCTTTCACCCGTATCGGTTTCGCCTCGCCTTTACCTACACATTATCCGTGACCGAGTTCGTCTTGGGCCTCCTGTATCCCTTCACAATCGGCTTGGCGATCAACGGGTTTTTGGACGGCCGGGGAATTATAAGTATCGCGCCCCTAACGGCAGTCTGGCTGCTTCAGGCCGCGTTCAGCGCCCTCTACCAGATTACCGCATCCCGCCTCTTTGCAAAAATCTACCGCACCATTGCAGGCAAGCTCATTCTTGGAGAACAGAACACACCGGATACTACCAGCGAGATTGCTGCTCGTGTGATCATGGTGGAAAAGATCTGCGATGCCCTCGCCGATGAGGTGCCCCTGCTGATCAGTGGCATCGTCGGGATATTTGGCTCAGCTGTGATGCTCTTTCTCTACGATCTCCGGGTTGGAGCCGTTGCTGCGGCGTTGATAGTGATTATTGCCCTGCTGCAATGGTGGTTCAGTATCCGGGCGGTTGATCTCAATGAGCGGATAAACACCCTTCGGGAGTCTCACGTCAAGGTGATTTCACAACCAGCACCAGCGCGCATTCGCGACTACTTTCGGGCTATTACGCGATTAAACATACGCTTCAAAGACGTGGAAACCGGCGCATGGTCGATAGCCGATGTCTTTTCGCTGGGTGCTGTCGTTCTTGTGCTGTTTCTTGTAACACGAAACAGCACCTTTGATGTGGGGTCCATCTACGCGATGGTTGCCTACGTCATGACACTCACTGACTCGCTCGAGAACGCTCCCGATCTGGTAGATGAAGGGGCTCACTTCTACGATGTGTCTCTCCGTATTGCCACGCAACTAAGGGAGCGCACCTAA
- a CDS encoding carbohydrate ABC transporter permease has translation MTIGGTVRMTRFGKGLIVALMVLFAIYFLVPLYVMLVNSVKPLSEIRAGNMMALPQSFSLEFWGKAWATAQIGVQATGLRPYFMNSVVMVIPSVMFSTVIGALAGFVLSQWPVKHSKLLFGLILFGAFIPFQTVLIPMARILGMLRLSGTTRGLILVHTVYGVAFTTLFFRNSYAGIPHELVQSAQVDGAHFMRIVLSIILPNSVAVFMVSVIWQTTNIWNDFLFGASFGGSRGQPMQVALNNLVSSSTGVLEYNVHFAGAVMAALPTLVIYLVSGRYFVRGLMSGSVKG, from the coding sequence ATGACCATTGGCGGAACGGTACGAATGACGCGCTTCGGAAAAGGCCTCATTGTAGCGCTGATGGTGCTCTTTGCGATCTATTTTCTGGTTCCTCTCTATGTAATGCTGGTAAACTCGGTGAAACCCCTGAGCGAGATCCGGGCCGGCAACATGATGGCCCTTCCCCAGAGTTTCTCTCTGGAGTTTTGGGGCAAGGCCTGGGCCACGGCGCAGATAGGGGTTCAGGCCACGGGGTTGCGGCCCTACTTCATGAACTCCGTGGTGATGGTAATCCCCTCGGTGATGTTCTCCACGGTGATCGGTGCGCTGGCGGGGTTTGTCTTGTCCCAGTGGCCGGTAAAGCACAGCAAGCTCCTCTTCGGGCTGATCCTCTTCGGGGCGTTCATCCCTTTCCAGACGGTGCTTATTCCCATGGCACGAATCCTGGGGATGCTGCGGTTGTCGGGCACAACCCGGGGACTCATTCTGGTTCACACCGTCTACGGGGTAGCCTTTACCACCCTCTTTTTTCGCAACAGCTACGCCGGGATTCCCCACGAACTGGTCCAGTCCGCCCAGGTGGACGGGGCTCATTTCATGCGGATCGTTCTGAGCATCATTCTGCCCAACTCGGTGGCCGTTTTCATGGTCTCCGTGATCTGGCAGACCACAAATATCTGGAACGATTTCCTCTTTGGGGCCTCCTTTGGCGGTTCCCGAGGCCAGCCCATGCAGGTGGCCCTGAACAACCTGGTGAGCTCCTCCACGGGGGTTCTTGAGTATAACGTGCACTTTGCCGGAGCTGTCATGGCAGCACTGCCCACGCTGGTAATTTACCTTGTTTCGGGTCGGTATTTTGTGCGGGGTCTCATGTCGGGGTCCGTCAAGGGATAA
- a CDS encoding carbohydrate ABC transporter permease has product MKTRLRLSSDDVMARVVLFPAIIITLIFVYGFILFTVYLSFTGSRILPIHSWVGFENYRRLFRLDHWYVALRNMGIFFVLYIGISTIVGLFLAILIDLHRFGERVFRPIFLYPMAISFIVTGTAWKWFLDPGIGLQHIMRMWGLTGFTFDWIKNSEMAIYTVVIAAVWQVSGFVMVIFLSGLRAIDHGTVESAVVDGAGFFNLYTKVIIPQLAGSFLSVFVILGHMAIKSYDLVIALTGGGPGRATALPSTFMYSYTFQRNQMGIGAASAVIMLLGIAVIIVPYIRSQVKEL; this is encoded by the coding sequence ATGAAAACTCGTCTGCGATTATCCAGCGACGATGTAATGGCCCGGGTTGTATTGTTCCCGGCGATCATCATCACCCTTATCTTTGTATATGGTTTTATCCTCTTTACCGTCTATCTTTCCTTCACGGGGTCCCGAATTCTTCCCATTCACAGCTGGGTGGGGTTCGAGAACTACCGGCGCCTTTTTCGGCTGGATCACTGGTACGTGGCCCTGCGGAACATGGGCATCTTCTTTGTCCTCTATATTGGTATCAGCACCATCGTGGGGTTGTTCCTGGCGATCCTGATAGACCTCCATCGTTTTGGAGAGCGGGTTTTCAGGCCAATCTTTTTGTACCCCATGGCGATCTCTTTTATTGTTACCGGAACAGCCTGGAAATGGTTCCTGGACCCGGGGATCGGCCTTCAGCACATCATGCGCATGTGGGGGCTCACGGGGTTCACCTTTGACTGGATCAAAAACAGCGAGATGGCGATCTATACTGTGGTGATAGCTGCGGTGTGGCAAGTCAGTGGCTTTGTGATGGTGATCTTTCTCTCGGGACTCCGGGCAATAGATCACGGAACGGTGGAATCGGCCGTGGTAGACGGCGCGGGATTTTTTAATCTCTATACCAAGGTGATCATCCCCCAACTGGCGGGATCCTTTCTCTCGGTCTTTGTCATTCTGGGGCACATGGCGATCAAATCCTACGATCTGGTGATCGCCCTGACCGGAGGCGGACCGGGACGCGCCACGGCGTTGCCCTCGACCTTCATGTATTCCTACACCTTTCAGCGGAATCAGATGGGTATCGGTGCTGCCTCGGCGGTGATCATGCTTCTGGGAATCGCCGTGATCATCGTTCCCTATATCCGGTCCCAGGTGAAGGAGCTCTAG
- a CDS encoding ABC transporter substrate-binding protein, whose product MRKFVLLALIVLMAAPGAFLFARGGQEVEPVDSVEVLHWWTSGGEAAALGVLKDNLEAQGIEWIDSPIAGGGGTQAMTVLRSRATAGDPPAAVQMLGMDIIDWAELGLLANMNDIATAEGWDEVVPDAIKGFSKYDGNWIAAPVNVHSTNWVWANRSIMDELGLDIPTTWDDYIAAMDAAEAAGYVGLAHGGQAWQDGTVFEAVLASTGGPEFYKRAMIDLDEGALRSDTILKTFQRMEQLAGYLDPNFSGRDWNLASAMVIEGQALFQMMGDWAKGEFINAGMEPGVDFEGFRTPGTQGTVLFNSDQFVMFQVAPQYRNAQNLTASAVMDPEFQIAFNTVKGSVPARTDVPDTQFESIGQAAMRELQEANAAGTLHGSVAHRHGNPVQVMEAMLDVITAHFNGQVSSQAAARAFADAVAQAR is encoded by the coding sequence ATGCGAAAGTTTGTTTTGTTGGCACTGATTGTATTAATGGCGGCCCCGGGGGCGTTTCTTTTTGCCCGGGGAGGGCAAGAGGTCGAGCCGGTTGATTCCGTAGAGGTGCTCCACTGGTGGACCTCGGGCGGTGAGGCAGCAGCCCTGGGTGTCCTGAAAGACAACCTCGAAGCCCAGGGAATCGAGTGGATCGATTCTCCCATCGCCGGAGGCGGCGGAACCCAGGCAATGACCGTTCTCCGCTCCCGGGCAACCGCCGGTGATCCCCCCGCAGCGGTCCAGATGCTGGGAATGGACATTATCGACTGGGCCGAGTTGGGCCTTCTGGCAAACATGAACGACATCGCCACAGCCGAAGGCTGGGACGAGGTTGTCCCCGATGCGATCAAGGGATTTTCCAAGTACGATGGAAACTGGATCGCCGCTCCGGTGAACGTCCACTCCACCAACTGGGTCTGGGCAAACCGGTCCATCATGGACGAGCTGGGCCTGGACATCCCCACCACCTGGGATGACTACATTGCAGCCATGGACGCAGCAGAAGCTGCAGGATACGTCGGCCTTGCTCACGGCGGTCAGGCCTGGCAGGACGGAACGGTCTTCGAGGCAGTTCTGGCATCCACGGGAGGCCCCGAGTTCTACAAGCGGGCCATGATCGATCTGGACGAAGGCGCACTGCGCTCCGACACGATCCTGAAAACCTTTCAGCGCATGGAGCAGCTGGCAGGATACCTGGATCCCAACTTCAGCGGCCGCGACTGGAACCTGGCCAGCGCCATGGTAATTGAGGGACAGGCCCTCTTCCAGATGATGGGTGACTGGGCCAAGGGTGAGTTCATCAACGCCGGAATGGAGCCCGGAGTAGATTTCGAGGGATTTCGTACCCCCGGAACCCAGGGAACGGTTCTCTTCAACTCCGATCAGTTTGTGATGTTCCAGGTAGCACCCCAGTACCGCAACGCCCAGAACCTTACGGCCAGTGCGGTCATGGATCCCGAGTTCCAGATCGCCTTCAACACCGTGAAAGGCTCCGTTCCGGCCCGGACCGACGTCCCTGACACCCAGTTCGAAAGCATTGGCCAGGCGGCGATGCGCGAGCTCCAGGAGGCAAACGCAGCAGGAACGCTCCACGGTTCGGTGGCCCACCGCCACGGAAACCCCGTACAGGTTATGGAAGCGATGCTTGACGTGATCACGGCCCACTTCAACGGCCAGGTCTCCAGTCAGGCAGCAGCTCGGGCCTTTGCAGACGCCGTAGCCCAGGCGCGGTAA
- a CDS encoding ROK family protein produces MIHPDELGQLLCGVDLGGTKIVTALVSDDGTVRAKRFIRDHRGQSPQMVVEGIARQVRELLADQNIPLSSLSGIGVGTSGHVDYRNRRIIMNSNLPGFAGFPLGQALEDALGVAVSLDNDANAQAYAEYRFGAGQGFPHMAFVTVSTGIGAGLVLGGSLYRGVTGTAGELGHTIVEPAGIIRCGCGRQGCLMAHAAGLCLGRTARELQEEEALPSEVITDDLQDQQITGEVVARGLAVGDPLCCRLVQRYADYLAIGLNNLFQILDPGLIVLGGGLTAWGPVYLDRVRAQFAKHLRGMTTAPPEIRLALLGADAAVVGAASLPLEGISLKEHP; encoded by the coding sequence ATGATACATCCTGATGAATTGGGACAGCTTCTCTGCGGAGTTGACCTGGGCGGAACAAAGATAGTTACGGCGCTCGTTTCCGATGATGGCACCGTGCGTGCCAAACGGTTTATCCGTGATCACCGGGGCCAGTCGCCCCAAATGGTGGTTGAGGGTATCGCCCGGCAGGTGCGGGAACTTCTGGCCGATCAGAATATCCCCCTCTCGTCGCTCTCGGGGATCGGCGTGGGCACCTCGGGCCACGTGGATTACCGAAACCGGCGTATCATCATGAACTCAAATCTCCCCGGGTTTGCCGGTTTCCCTCTGGGCCAGGCCCTGGAAGATGCTCTGGGCGTGGCTGTCTCCCTTGACAACGATGCCAACGCCCAGGCCTATGCCGAGTACCGTTTCGGCGCGGGCCAGGGCTTTCCTCATATGGCCTTTGTAACGGTGAGTACCGGCATTGGTGCGGGGCTTGTCCTGGGGGGATCGCTCTACCGGGGTGTAACCGGCACAGCCGGCGAGCTGGGTCACACCATTGTGGAGCCCGCAGGGATCATCCGCTGCGGGTGTGGCCGTCAGGGGTGCCTCATGGCTCATGCAGCGGGGCTTTGCCTTGGCCGGACAGCCCGGGAACTTCAGGAAGAGGAGGCTCTTCCCTCGGAGGTGATCACCGATGATCTCCAGGATCAACAGATCACGGGAGAGGTCGTAGCCCGGGGGCTTGCCGTGGGTGATCCCCTCTGTTGCCGCCTGGTCCAGCGCTACGCCGATTATCTTGCCATTGGTCTGAATAATCTCTTCCAGATCCTGGACCCGGGGCTGATCGTCCTGGGAGGCGGGCTTACCGCCTGGGGGCCTGTCTACCTTGACCGGGTGCGAGCCCAATTTGCAAAACATCTCCGGGGCATGACCACCGCGCCTCCCGAGATTCGTCTGGCCCTGCTTGGCGCCGATGCTGCCGTGGTGGGCGCGGCATCGCTTCCCCTCGAAGGCATCTCCCTGAAGGAGCACCCATGA
- a CDS encoding DeoR/GlpR family DNA-binding transcription regulator, whose product MNDRQKDILRLLSRNREISVTDLSTRFEVSGVTIRQDLDTLQRQGLLQRVHGGAVLQSADEISSRIGINYDRKQAIAESALDLIQEGETIFIESGSVNALLARQLKERRNITVVTNNLFIARTLKNSSVEVITLGGLYQHDSESLVGSVARLGLEALNFTKCFIGVDGFTFETGFTCTDMMRSEVAATAARKSPLVCILTDSSKFGAVALSRICALDQVDHLITDSHIPGEFRERLQEHSLTLTVCQA is encoded by the coding sequence ATGAACGACCGACAGAAGGACATTCTCCGGCTTCTTTCCCGCAACCGGGAGATTTCCGTGACCGACCTCTCCACCCGTTTTGAGGTGAGCGGGGTAACGATCCGCCAGGATCTGGACACGCTGCAGCGGCAAGGGCTGTTGCAACGCGTCCACGGGGGGGCCGTGTTGCAAAGCGCCGACGAGATATCATCGAGGATCGGCATCAACTACGATCGCAAGCAGGCGATCGCCGAGAGCGCCCTGGATCTCATCCAGGAGGGAGAGACGATTTTCATCGAGTCGGGGTCGGTGAACGCCCTCCTGGCGCGCCAGCTCAAGGAGCGCAGAAATATCACCGTGGTGACCAACAACCTCTTTATCGCCCGAACCCTCAAGAACTCCTCCGTCGAGGTGATCACCCTGGGAGGGCTCTACCAGCACGACAGCGAATCCCTGGTGGGGTCCGTGGCGCGCCTGGGGCTGGAGGCTCTGAACTTTACCAAATGCTTTATCGGGGTGGACGGGTTCACCTTTGAGACGGGTTTTACCTGCACCGATATGATGCGGAGCGAGGTTGCCGCCACGGCCGCCCGCAAGAGCCCCCTGGTGTGCATCCTCACGGACTCCAGCAAGTTTGGTGCCGTGGCGCTCTCCCGGATTTGTGCTCTGGACCAGGTGGACCACCTGATCACTGATTCGCACATCCCCGGGGAGTTCCGGGAGCGCCTCCAGGAGCACTCCCTGACCCTCACGGTGTGTCAGGCCTGA
- a CDS encoding SDR family oxidoreductase, protein MAKILITGNRGFLGTRFQRYHGRDHQIEGVGRADLDILDSDAVKRKIAACGPEIIIHGAAVTATAFCEENPDEARQINVTGALNVAAAARDAGARMVFLSTEQVFNGNDEPGPYSEDHQAVPNTVYGKTKLEAEEQLRETCDNLLILRLTWLFGLPEFREPVNSNVVWDAIRIAVSGKRTKVAVHEYRGVTWVYDLLDRFPALLEMPSGTYHVGSENDLNRYDLFRHVFRELGISHRVEELLVPDHKLYRERPRDIRLDTEKITARGIRFPVSTEAISQCLGAFMTTGMGSSR, encoded by the coding sequence ATGGCAAAAATCCTGATAACCGGAAACAGGGGGTTTCTGGGAACACGGTTTCAACGATATCACGGCAGGGATCATCAGATAGAAGGCGTGGGCCGGGCCGATCTGGACATTCTGGACAGCGACGCGGTGAAGCGGAAGATCGCCGCCTGTGGTCCCGAGATAATCATTCACGGCGCTGCCGTGACGGCCACAGCCTTCTGCGAGGAAAACCCCGACGAAGCCCGGCAGATAAATGTCACGGGAGCGCTCAACGTAGCTGCAGCGGCCCGCGACGCGGGAGCCCGCATGGTCTTTCTGAGCACCGAACAGGTCTTTAACGGTAACGACGAGCCTGGCCCCTACAGCGAAGACCACCAGGCCGTGCCCAACACCGTCTATGGCAAGACAAAGCTGGAGGCAGAAGAGCAGCTGCGGGAAACCTGCGACAATCTTTTGATCCTGCGCCTGACCTGGCTCTTTGGACTCCCCGAGTTTCGGGAACCGGTGAACTCCAACGTGGTCTGGGATGCCATCAGAATTGCCGTATCGGGAAAACGAACAAAAGTAGCAGTTCACGAATACCGGGGTGTCACCTGGGTCTACGACCTGCTGGACCGGTTCCCGGCGCTTCTGGAGATGCCCTCCGGTACGTACCATGTGGGGAGCGAGAACGATCTGAACCGTTACGATCTCTTTCGCCATGTCTTTCGGGAGCTGGGGATCTCCCACCGGGTTGAGGAGCTTCTGGTTCCTGACCATAAACTTTATCGGGAACGCCCCCGGGATATCCGTCTGGACACAGAAAAGATCACAGCCCGGGGAATCCGCTTTCCTGTCAGCACCGAGGCAATATCGCAGTGCCTGGGGGCTTTCATGACCACCGGGATGGGCTCGTCCCGGTAG